One part of the Deltaproteobacteria bacterium genome encodes these proteins:
- a CDS encoding M3 family oligoendopeptidase, whose amino-acid sequence MVPDFKDVQADRPSLEEMSNKLAAIQELFHKAGSQADRHQCIMQWDSLRRNLETWTSLTHLNFAQDTKNPDYKAEQDFADEVLPGFTNLEVGMKQMLLGSEHRQEMAGAIGDHAFRLWESDIKTFDPVVKEDLVQEAKLKAKYIQLMASAEIEIDGKTVNLPGIQPYITHENRELRYEAVTKRWKFFEDNQEQFDGIYNELTALRTKMAKALNFKDYVGLGYERMQRVDYNAEDVARFRKQVVEDLVPLCVELREKQREALGVEKLMYWDEAVHSKSGNPTPKGGGDWMIEQAKTMFNDMNPELGDFFSMMADKGYLDLETREGKAGGGFCTSFPSIGVPFVFANFNGTKHDAEVFTHEIGHAFQNWCSRKHQPLDYLWPTYESCEIHSMSLEFLCWPHMELFFKESAEEFRKLHLIESLFFIPYGVAVDDFQHRIYENPDATPEERHAMWLEVEKLYMPWRDYGDLDFLGAGRRWQLQRHIYLMPFYYIDYTLAQTCALQFWVRAEEDRDEAMASYVELCKRGGKAAFQTLARSADLVSPLEDGCLKQVVAKARKLFAEQY is encoded by the coding sequence ATGGTTCCAGATTTTAAAGATGTTCAAGCAGACCGCCCATCCCTAGAAGAAATGAGCAATAAACTAGCCGCTATTCAGGAGCTATTCCACAAAGCAGGCTCTCAAGCAGACCGTCACCAGTGCATCATGCAATGGGATTCATTGCGCCGAAACCTCGAAACCTGGACCAGCCTAACCCATCTCAACTTTGCCCAAGATACCAAAAACCCAGACTACAAAGCCGAGCAAGACTTTGCCGACGAAGTACTGCCTGGATTTACGAATCTAGAAGTGGGTATGAAGCAGATGCTCCTAGGCAGCGAGCACCGCCAGGAAATGGCCGGCGCCATTGGGGATCATGCATTTAGACTATGGGAATCAGATATCAAAACGTTTGATCCTGTGGTGAAAGAGGACCTCGTTCAAGAAGCAAAGCTGAAAGCCAAATACATCCAGCTCATGGCGTCTGCCGAAATAGAAATCGATGGCAAAACCGTAAACCTACCCGGGATACAGCCCTACATTACTCACGAAAATCGAGAGCTCCGTTATGAGGCAGTCACCAAACGTTGGAAGTTCTTCGAAGACAATCAAGAGCAATTCGATGGTATCTACAACGAACTCACTGCCTTAAGAACCAAAATGGCGAAGGCTCTCAACTTCAAAGACTATGTTGGCTTGGGTTACGAGCGAATGCAGCGCGTTGATTACAACGCTGAAGATGTCGCGCGCTTTCGGAAGCAAGTCGTTGAAGATCTCGTACCACTTTGTGTGGAGTTACGTGAAAAACAACGCGAAGCTCTGGGCGTAGAAAAACTCATGTACTGGGATGAAGCGGTTCATTCAAAGTCTGGTAACCCCACGCCCAAGGGCGGCGGCGATTGGATGATTGAACAAGCAAAGACAATGTTCAACGATATGAACCCAGAGCTTGGAGATTTCTTCTCAATGATGGCCGACAAAGGCTATCTCGATTTAGAAACTCGTGAAGGAAAAGCCGGCGGCGGTTTTTGCACAAGCTTTCCATCCATCGGCGTTCCATTTGTATTCGCCAACTTCAACGGAACCAAGCATGACGCTGAGGTATTTACTCATGAGATTGGTCACGCATTCCAAAACTGGTGCAGTCGTAAACACCAGCCTCTAGATTACCTTTGGCCAACCTACGAGTCATGTGAGATTCATTCGATGAGTCTTGAATTTCTTTGCTGGCCGCACATGGAACTTTTCTTTAAGGAGTCGGCGGAAGAATTCCGCAAACTGCATCTCATCGAAAGCCTCTTTTTTATTCCTTACGGTGTGGCTGTGGATGACTTTCAGCACCGCATCTACGAAAACCCTGATGCGACTCCTGAAGAGCGGCACGCTATGTGGTTGGAGGTAGAAAAGCTTTACATGCCTTGGCGTGACTACGGCGATCTGGATTTTCTTGGAGCAGGTCGCCGCTGGCAGCTTCAACGCCACATCTACCTAATGCCTTTTTACTACATCGACTACACGCTGGCACAAACCTGCGCGTTACAGTTTTGGGTGCGAGCTGAAGAGGACCGTGATGAGGCTATGGCAAGCTACGTAGAGCTATGTAAACGAGGTGGTAAAGCCGCCTTCCAAACGCTTGCGCGTTCGGCAGATCTCGTTTCACCGTTGGAAGATGGCTGCTTAAAGCAAGTGGTGGCTAAGGCACGTAAACTCTTCGCTGAGCAGTACTAG
- a CDS encoding EAL domain-containing protein, with the protein MNERPSERTVVLSGELRDLINDIEKRATPDTCHGIICDGPAAISAHLVHSRPSAVGIHLQRGEAIETLSKIAGLCRENDIPMLIVCADDNVEVKIAAIEAGYSHVFGPDTDRSELAARLVSLTRTHVNSARERQFESIFQNAPYGILLVDEAGSIFEANESVAKMLALKSPQQMVGRPMANFFAPDAFVPLFGDFEPLNDGLDKSQVESVLLRGDGQHLAVTLDMSDYELHGNRGTHILVTDSGDRKRLEDQLTFGLFYDRLTQLPNRTLLLDRITRSLLACQHDEHIGILLVDVNRFRSINERFGHQFGDQLLVTWATRLRRCLQPTDTLARIGVDDFAIVRSGSPGEGAMMALGREVEELARHPFRLPRETINLSATVGIALSEEGETEAGALLRDGQTALFQAKSGNRSNNRVLMFNRSMRTEVLGSHRLMNDLPQAIGRDELFLQYQPVVDLAQARVVGLEALVRWSHPTLGLVSPSQFIPAAESSGLVLPLGRWVLEKCCADLNQWLEQKTVPDDLMVNANVATHQLVDPDLVPMIAQLIRNGPVTAKHLNLELTESALMENPGISMRVFSELNDMGIKLYVDDFGTGYSSFSYLTQLPISALKIDRSFISRMNHCSKEKEVVRSIVLLAQNLGLRSVAEGVEEKAEIEPLKQMGCDCIQGYYYSRPVDAEEVASTVARIDRELATPPNVQAG; encoded by the coding sequence ATGAATGAAAGGCCAAGCGAGCGAACGGTCGTACTCTCTGGAGAACTCAGGGATCTCATCAACGACATTGAGAAAAGGGCAACTCCTGACACATGCCACGGCATCATTTGCGATGGTCCGGCAGCCATTTCAGCACACCTCGTTCATAGCAGACCCAGTGCCGTTGGCATTCATCTTCAACGTGGTGAAGCCATTGAAACACTCAGTAAAATCGCAGGATTGTGCCGTGAAAATGACATCCCGATGCTCATTGTCTGCGCAGACGATAATGTCGAAGTAAAAATCGCAGCCATTGAGGCAGGCTATTCGCATGTGTTCGGACCCGATACCGACCGCAGTGAATTGGCAGCGCGTCTTGTTAGCCTTACCCGCACGCATGTCAACTCTGCACGCGAACGGCAATTCGAGAGTATTTTTCAAAATGCGCCTTACGGTATTCTCCTCGTTGATGAAGCCGGCAGTATATTTGAAGCGAATGAATCTGTTGCCAAAATGCTTGCGCTAAAAAGCCCCCAACAAATGGTTGGGCGCCCCATGGCCAACTTCTTTGCGCCTGATGCTTTTGTACCGCTCTTCGGAGACTTTGAGCCTCTTAACGATGGCCTCGATAAAAGTCAGGTAGAATCTGTATTGCTTCGCGGTGATGGACAGCATCTCGCCGTGACATTAGACATGAGCGATTATGAACTGCATGGCAACCGAGGAACCCATATTCTCGTAACCGATTCTGGTGATAGAAAACGACTCGAAGACCAACTCACATTTGGACTTTTCTACGACCGGCTCACGCAGCTGCCAAACCGAACCCTCCTGCTAGATCGAATCACAAGGTCACTGCTCGCATGTCAGCATGACGAACACATCGGTATTCTCTTGGTCGATGTGAATCGATTTCGCAGCATCAATGAAAGGTTCGGGCATCAATTCGGTGATCAACTTCTTGTCACTTGGGCCACAAGGCTTCGAAGGTGCTTACAACCCACAGATACTCTCGCGCGCATTGGCGTCGATGATTTTGCAATTGTTCGAAGCGGCTCGCCGGGCGAAGGCGCGATGATGGCTCTCGGTCGAGAGGTTGAGGAACTCGCACGTCACCCATTCAGACTGCCGCGAGAAACCATCAACCTCAGTGCAACCGTTGGTATCGCTTTAAGTGAAGAGGGTGAGACCGAAGCAGGAGCTCTTCTTAGAGACGGCCAAACTGCCCTCTTCCAAGCTAAATCAGGGAACCGAAGTAATAACCGTGTGTTGATGTTCAACCGCTCCATGCGTACCGAGGTACTCGGATCCCACAGGCTCATGAACGACTTACCTCAGGCCATCGGTAGAGACGAACTCTTCTTACAGTATCAGCCTGTGGTGGACCTTGCACAAGCACGGGTGGTTGGCCTCGAAGCTTTGGTTCGCTGGTCTCATCCAACGCTCGGACTTGTATCGCCTAGTCAATTTATCCCAGCCGCTGAATCCAGTGGCTTGGTGCTGCCGCTTGGGCGTTGGGTGCTTGAGAAATGTTGCGCAGACCTCAACCAATGGCTTGAGCAGAAGACTGTCCCCGATGACCTCATGGTCAACGCCAATGTGGCCACACACCAACTTGTTGACCCAGACTTGGTCCCGATGATTGCCCAGCTGATTCGCAACGGCCCCGTCACCGCGAAGCACCTCAACCTCGAGTTGACTGAGAGCGCACTGATGGAAAACCCGGGCATAAGCATGCGGGTATTCTCAGAGCTCAACGATATGGGTATCAAACTCTATGTGGACGACTTCGGCACAGGTTATTCGTCATTTAGTTATCTAACCCAACTGCCTATCAGCGCCTTAAAAATCGACCGCTCCTTTATTTCCAGAATGAATCATTGTTCGAAAGAAAAAGAAGTGGTCCGCAGTATCGTTCTCCTGGCGCAAAACCTTGGCCTCCGCTCTGTCGCTGAAGGAGTTGAAGAAAAAGCCGAAATTGAACCACTCAAACAGATGGGTTGTGACTGTATCCAGGGTTACTACTATTCCCGGCCCGTGGATGCCGAGGAAGTCGCCAGCACCGTGGCCCGTATCGACCGAGAATTAGCCACCCCACCTAACGTTCAAGCGGGTTAG
- a CDS encoding carotenoid oxygenase family protein — protein sequence MNHNLFGLMHTPYRRRDFLKQLSAFTLTTGFSGSMLSGCGGVAVDDASGLILPSGEPIAIPFDSSIPWWLQGNFAPVANETEAFDLPVQGAIPDTLNGLYVRNGSNPQAADSSHWFFGDGMLHGVRLENGKAVSYRNRYIQTDKYLDGDSGGPPTGGNNSSNVSAIYHGGKLLTSGEIGLPFEINVSDLSTVGVTNFDNSIQTSFTAHPKIHPATGNLHFFGYWFAEPYLTYHVADPTGKVIHTQPIPVGKPTMVHSFAITEQDVVFWECPVVFDLAAAAAGADNPFQWQPEYGARVGIMPLGGMASEIRWKEIDPCFVFHEVNAFRQGDDVVVDLCKYSTMFQGGASLGGSGESSLSRWTIGTGGDELSFSEQIITRASLELPAHDRRFSGRKNQHGWLLEMRDDPNTVDFAGITHVEMDSGNISTWDPGLNNHANEPFFVPDGEGEGEGWLLTYVFNHSSNKSYLAILNALDVASGPVASVELPQRVPFGFHGVWVPNS from the coding sequence ATGAATCATAATCTGTTTGGCCTAATGCACACGCCATACCGTCGACGAGATTTTCTCAAGCAATTATCAGCATTTACCCTCACGACCGGTTTTTCTGGTTCAATGCTAAGCGGATGTGGTGGTGTAGCAGTAGACGATGCTTCCGGCCTGATTCTACCAAGTGGTGAACCGATAGCGATTCCGTTCGACTCATCCATACCGTGGTGGCTACAAGGAAACTTTGCGCCCGTTGCTAATGAAACCGAAGCATTTGATCTTCCTGTTCAAGGAGCAATCCCCGACACGCTCAACGGACTCTACGTACGTAACGGCTCCAACCCGCAGGCCGCAGATTCATCGCACTGGTTTTTTGGTGATGGAATGCTTCACGGCGTCCGTTTAGAAAACGGGAAAGCAGTCTCGTATCGCAATCGCTATATTCAAACAGATAAATACCTTGATGGTGACTCTGGGGGACCTCCTACCGGCGGAAACAATTCTTCGAATGTGAGCGCAATCTACCACGGAGGTAAACTTCTGACTTCCGGGGAAATTGGATTGCCGTTCGAAATTAATGTGTCGGACTTATCCACCGTTGGCGTGACGAATTTTGATAACTCGATTCAAACTTCGTTTACGGCGCATCCAAAGATCCATCCGGCCACCGGCAACCTTCATTTCTTTGGCTATTGGTTTGCAGAGCCTTACCTAACTTACCATGTGGCAGATCCCACGGGTAAGGTGATTCACACACAACCTATCCCGGTTGGTAAACCTACGATGGTCCATTCATTTGCTATCACTGAGCAAGATGTCGTGTTTTGGGAATGTCCGGTTGTCTTTGACCTTGCAGCAGCAGCAGCCGGAGCGGATAACCCATTTCAGTGGCAACCTGAATATGGGGCCCGGGTGGGAATTATGCCTCTAGGAGGTATGGCATCTGAAATTCGTTGGAAAGAAATCGATCCTTGTTTTGTGTTTCACGAAGTGAATGCTTTTAGGCAGGGCGATGATGTAGTGGTAGACCTTTGCAAGTACAGCACCATGTTCCAGGGTGGAGCGAGTTTGGGCGGGTCGGGCGAAAGTTCACTGTCTCGATGGACGATTGGCACGGGGGGCGACGAGTTGTCGTTTTCTGAGCAGATTATCACGAGAGCGTCTTTAGAGCTTCCCGCTCACGACCGTCGTTTTTCCGGAAGAAAGAATCAGCATGGTTGGCTTCTCGAAATGAGAGACGACCCAAATACTGTCGATTTCGCAGGTATTACCCATGTTGAGATGGATTCGGGGAATATCTCAACATGGGACCCAGGTTTAAACAATCACGCAAACGAACCCTTTTTCGTCCCCGATGGAGAGGGTGAGGGTGAGGGTTGGCTGCTCACCTATGTATTTAATCACTCAAGCAACAAAAGTTACCTAGCGATTCTAAATGCTTTAGATGTGGCGTCGGGCCCGGTCGCGAGTGTTGAACTGCCTCAGCGGGTTCCCTTTGGCTTTCACGGAGTCTGGGTGCCCAATAGCTAA
- a CDS encoding ATP-binding cassette domain-containing protein, which translates to MKESENDKKLPSSAMLKRILGLAKPEWKPLLVGTIFLLISSAMGLAYPQGIRIIMDEALGSKNTDMVDIAAVGMLAVFAIQGIATAFRSYLFTVTGERIVTQLRKHLFESIVEQEIGFFDDRKTGELTNRLASDTQILQNTVSVNISMALRFGSAAIGGVGLLIYTSPQLTSIMLLVVPPVTVGGLYVGRLVRKLSRKSQDALAKAGEVAEETFSGIRTVRTFNREPREVDSYSEQVEDAFLLSKTRSKAVAIFMGATSFAGYASIAVVLWYGGRLVLDNSMSVGELISFILYTLIVSGALGVLASIYANFMRAAGASERVFSLMERVTSIPRGSGRTLPSPEGKISFRDVSFAYPTRPDITVLHDINLSVSPGERIALVGPSGSGKSTIAALISRLYDPVSGAISLDDTPLLELEAGWLREQIGVVAQEPILFSASISQNIRYARTNASDDEIKEAARIANALEFVEDFPEGMDTQVGERGVQLSGGQKQRIAIARAVLKNPKILILDEATSALDTESEFLVKEALERLMENRTTLVIAHRLSTVQGADRVLVINRGRVEEEGTHAQLLEQGGIYNKLVERQLVQVA; encoded by the coding sequence ATGAAAGAATCCGAAAACGATAAGAAATTGCCCAGCTCAGCGATGCTCAAGAGGATTCTTGGCCTAGCAAAACCCGAGTGGAAACCGCTCCTGGTTGGCACCATTTTCTTGCTGATCAGCAGTGCCATGGGTCTGGCTTACCCCCAAGGGATCCGGATCATTATGGATGAGGCACTCGGCTCGAAAAACACCGATATGGTCGATATCGCGGCTGTCGGAATGCTTGCAGTCTTCGCCATCCAGGGAATCGCCACAGCCTTTCGCTCTTACCTTTTCACCGTCACGGGAGAGCGTATTGTCACCCAGCTTCGCAAGCACCTCTTCGAATCCATTGTTGAACAAGAGATTGGATTCTTCGACGATAGGAAAACCGGGGAACTCACCAACCGCCTCGCCTCTGATACACAGATTCTTCAAAATACTGTCAGCGTAAATATCTCTATGGCGCTTCGCTTTGGTAGCGCCGCTATCGGCGGTGTTGGGCTTCTCATTTATACCTCTCCGCAGTTAACCTCGATTATGCTTCTTGTGGTTCCTCCGGTTACCGTTGGAGGCCTTTATGTCGGTCGCCTTGTTCGCAAGCTGTCACGTAAGAGCCAAGATGCCTTGGCTAAAGCCGGCGAAGTTGCTGAAGAGACCTTTTCAGGCATCCGAACCGTACGCACATTCAATCGCGAGCCGAGGGAAGTAGATAGCTATTCCGAACAAGTAGAAGATGCCTTCTTACTGAGTAAAACACGCAGTAAAGCCGTAGCTATTTTTATGGGTGCAACTTCCTTCGCGGGATATGCCTCCATCGCCGTTGTTCTTTGGTATGGCGGCCGGCTTGTTCTAGACAACTCAATGAGCGTTGGCGAGCTTATTTCTTTTATTCTCTACACACTGATTGTTTCTGGCGCACTCGGTGTACTCGCAAGCATCTATGCCAACTTTATGCGCGCTGCCGGTGCAAGTGAACGTGTATTTAGCCTTATGGAGAGAGTGACCAGCATTCCCCGCGGCTCAGGGCGCACTCTTCCAAGCCCCGAAGGTAAAATATCATTTCGAGACGTCTCTTTTGCTTATCCAACACGACCCGACATTACTGTACTTCATGATATCAACCTGAGCGTATCGCCAGGCGAGCGTATCGCTTTGGTTGGGCCATCGGGCTCAGGTAAGTCTACCATCGCTGCACTTATTTCGCGGCTTTATGACCCTGTATCCGGCGCTATCTCTCTCGATGATACCCCGCTCCTAGAACTCGAGGCAGGCTGGCTTCGTGAACAAATCGGTGTTGTGGCACAAGAACCTATTTTGTTTAGCGCATCCATTTCTCAAAACATCCGTTACGCTCGAACAAATGCAAGCGACGACGAAATCAAAGAAGCTGCCCGCATCGCCAACGCTCTTGAGTTCGTCGAAGACTTTCCAGAAGGCATGGACACTCAAGTGGGTGAGCGCGGCGTTCAACTCAGTGGCGGACAAAAACAGCGCATCGCTATCGCCAGGGCCGTCTTGAAGAACCCTAAGATTCTCATTCTGGACGAAGCCACCAGTGCCTTGGATACGGAAAGCGAATTCCTTGTCAAAGAGGCACTTGAGCGTTTGATGGAGAATAGAACAACGCTGGTCATAGCCCACAGGCTCTCTACCGTGCAGGGCGCTGACCGGGTTCTTGTGATTAATCGTGGCAGAGTAGAAGAAGAAGGAACGCACGCGCAGCTTCTTGAACAAGGCGGAATCTACAACAAGCTCGTCGAACGACAACTCGTTCAAGTCGCATGA
- a CDS encoding L-lysine dehydrogenase, translating to MAATIEKVLVIGMGKVGSLVGTLLHETGFQVTGMDAAEPQGLAFSVIKGDVKNPESLGASLKEVDAVVSCLPYDLNINVAHAAHAAGIHYFDLTEDVPTTKAILELSETSKGLMAPQCGLAPGFIGIVGSHLTKAFTKIRAINLRVGALPQNPTGLLGYAFNWSPAGVVNEYLNDCEVIKDGKIMAVPAMEDNETIFINGLHLEAFTTSGGLGTMCETYEGKVDELNYKTMRYPGHCDLMRFFFQELHMKNDREASGQILVNAKPPVNDDVVYVHAAVEGWKDDELCRDEFVEAYYPIEVGDKVWRAISWTTAASVCAVVEMVKNGTLPSQGFLKQEDIPFDKFLETQNGALYTV from the coding sequence ATGGCGGCGACTATCGAAAAAGTTCTGGTTATTGGCATGGGCAAAGTAGGCAGCCTAGTTGGCACCTTACTTCACGAGACGGGTTTTCAAGTAACCGGTATGGACGCCGCGGAACCTCAGGGACTTGCCTTCAGTGTTATCAAAGGCGATGTAAAAAATCCGGAATCTTTGGGAGCGTCTTTAAAAGAAGTCGACGCCGTTGTTTCTTGCTTACCCTATGATTTGAATATCAATGTGGCGCATGCAGCTCATGCAGCCGGTATTCACTATTTCGACCTTACCGAAGATGTTCCAACGACCAAGGCAATTCTTGAGCTTAGTGAAACCTCTAAGGGCTTGATGGCGCCGCAGTGCGGGTTGGCTCCAGGCTTTATCGGTATCGTTGGTTCACACCTCACGAAAGCATTCACCAAGATTCGCGCAATCAACCTTCGCGTAGGTGCACTGCCACAAAACCCAACGGGTCTTTTGGGGTATGCGTTTAACTGGTCTCCAGCGGGTGTTGTTAACGAATACCTTAATGACTGCGAAGTGATTAAAGACGGCAAGATTATGGCTGTCCCTGCGATGGAAGATAACGAAACAATCTTCATCAATGGTTTGCACCTTGAAGCTTTCACCACATCTGGTGGACTTGGAACCATGTGCGAAACTTACGAAGGTAAAGTAGACGAGCTAAACTACAAGACCATGCGTTACCCAGGTCACTGCGACCTCATGCGCTTTTTCTTCCAAGAACTTCACATGAAAAATGACCGTGAAGCATCGGGCCAGATTTTGGTCAATGCCAAGCCTCCGGTAAATGACGATGTGGTCTATGTGCATGCAGCTGTTGAAGGCTGGAAAGACGACGAGCTTTGCCGTGACGAATTTGTTGAAGCGTATTACCCAATCGAAGTGGGTGATAAAGTATGGCGAGCGATTTCTTGGACAACTGCAGCATCGGTATGCGCAGTGGTAGAAATGGTTAAGAACGGTACTTTGCCATCACAAGGTTTCTTGAAGCAGGAAGATATTCCGTTTGATAAGTTTCTCGAAACACAAAACGGCGCACTCTACACCGTTTAA
- the rlmKL gene encoding bifunctional 23S rRNA (guanine(2069)-N(7))-methyltransferase RlmK/23S rRNA (guanine(2445)-N(2))-methyltransferase RlmL — translation MTIHTFHATSQRDLLAWLASELEDLGLQGVKQTGGSVTFEGTLEDAYRVCLWSRLANRVWMPLGTFPAATGEELYDAAKNINWLDHMDSFQTMAVHCMVRKSKIDHSHFAALKIKDAIVDQIRDEAGERPSIELEEPDVSIHASLISDEVTFGIDLAGRSLHRRGYRIEGSFAPLKETLAAAMLWRAEWGKLLQEGQLFDPMCGSGTFLIEGALMAGDIAPNLGRKYFGFIGWKGHDAKAWQELQEEALRRRDKGIDKIPTIFGIDSDGRAVNVAQRNIERAGLSGKIQVSQQRFQDFRGLQDKAETGLVIVNPPYGERLGVTEELEHLYAELGQQMKTHFTGWNASIITSNKELATRLGLKAHRRNVVNNGKLRCELLQFKIDAKRTLRETRPEVLARDTEQPLAEGPQMLVNRLNKNLKRLKKWAKKNKVEAYRLYDKDLPEYAAAIDIYGDNVHLQEYAPPAIIDDHKAQKRRIEMVQGTGRFMVESLGLDPDNLHVKTRERQRGTNQYEKNAEHGQRDRILENDLTFLVNFTDYLDTGIFLDHRNARAMIRDMAQGKDFLNLFAYTGSATVYAAAGGARSTTTVDMSNTYLDWGEDNLRVNNLLGRHHRFVRADCIDWLYQTNDLYDLIFLDPPTFSNSKKMDSTFDIQRDHVNLLELTANHLKPGGTLIFSNNRRGFKLDSDALPNLNFEEITHQTKPEDFARNNHVHRAWKITHQS, via the coding sequence ATGACGATTCATACTTTTCATGCCACCTCCCAAAGAGATCTGCTTGCTTGGCTTGCAAGCGAACTAGAAGACCTCGGCCTCCAGGGCGTTAAACAAACCGGAGGCTCTGTAACCTTTGAGGGAACCCTCGAAGATGCATACCGGGTCTGCCTATGGTCACGTCTGGCCAATCGGGTGTGGATGCCTCTGGGAACCTTTCCCGCGGCAACCGGCGAAGAGCTCTATGACGCAGCCAAAAACATCAACTGGCTGGACCATATGGACTCTTTTCAAACCATGGCGGTTCACTGCATGGTTCGAAAGTCAAAAATCGACCACAGCCACTTCGCGGCGCTGAAAATCAAAGACGCCATCGTTGACCAGATTCGAGATGAGGCGGGCGAACGCCCCTCGATAGAACTTGAAGAGCCCGATGTATCCATTCACGCAAGCCTCATTTCCGATGAAGTCACATTTGGCATCGACCTCGCGGGCCGCAGCCTCCACCGCCGCGGTTACCGCATCGAAGGAAGCTTTGCTCCTCTTAAAGAAACCTTGGCCGCAGCCATGCTCTGGCGTGCCGAATGGGGAAAGCTTCTTCAAGAAGGACAACTCTTTGATCCCATGTGCGGCTCGGGAACCTTCCTGATTGAAGGCGCACTCATGGCCGGCGACATCGCTCCCAACTTAGGCCGCAAATACTTCGGCTTTATTGGCTGGAAAGGCCACGATGCAAAAGCTTGGCAAGAGCTTCAAGAAGAAGCACTGCGCCGCCGCGACAAAGGCATCGATAAAATCCCAACCATCTTTGGTATCGACTCTGATGGAAGAGCTGTGAATGTTGCCCAGCGTAATATCGAGCGCGCCGGGTTGTCCGGTAAAATTCAAGTATCCCAGCAGCGCTTTCAAGATTTTCGCGGCCTACAAGACAAAGCCGAGACCGGCCTCGTTATCGTCAACCCTCCTTACGGAGAGCGACTGGGCGTCACCGAAGAGCTTGAGCACCTCTACGCAGAACTTGGCCAGCAAATGAAGACCCACTTCACTGGCTGGAACGCATCAATCATTACCAGCAACAAAGAACTCGCCACGCGCCTAGGCCTCAAAGCCCACCGTCGCAATGTTGTAAACAACGGCAAACTCAGGTGCGAGCTTTTGCAATTTAAGATTGATGCCAAGCGCACGCTTCGGGAAACACGGCCCGAAGTGCTGGCAAGAGATACCGAGCAACCGCTGGCTGAAGGTCCGCAGATGCTTGTGAATCGTCTCAACAAAAACCTTAAGCGTCTTAAAAAGTGGGCGAAGAAAAATAAAGTTGAAGCCTATCGCCTCTACGACAAAGATCTGCCTGAATATGCAGCGGCGATTGATATCTATGGAGACAATGTCCACCTCCAAGAATATGCACCTCCCGCAATTATCGATGACCACAAAGCACAAAAACGCCGCATTGAAATGGTACAAGGCACTGGCCGCTTCATGGTTGAAAGCTTAGGGCTTGATCCTGATAACCTCCATGTCAAAACGAGAGAACGTCAGCGCGGCACCAATCAGTACGAGAAAAATGCAGAGCATGGTCAACGTGACCGTATCCTAGAAAATGACCTCACCTTCCTGGTCAACTTTACCGACTATTTGGATACCGGTATTTTCCTAGACCACCGCAACGCACGCGCGATGATTCGCGATATGGCCCAAGGCAAGGATTTCTTAAATCTCTTCGCTTACACCGGCAGTGCAACCGTTTACGCAGCAGCTGGCGGAGCGCGGTCTACCACCACAGTGGATATGTCCAATACCTATTTGGACTGGGGCGAAGACAACCTACGTGTCAACAACCTCCTGGGGCGTCACCACCGCTTTGTACGTGCCGATTGTATCGACTGGCTCTATCAAACCAATGACCTCTATGACCTCATCTTCTTAGATCCACCTACATTCTCCAACTCGAAGAAGATGGACTCCACCTTTGATATTCAAAGAGACCACGTGAATCTTCTGGAACTCACTGCCAACCACCTAAAGCCTGGCGGCACCCTGATTTTCTCAAACAATCGCCGCGGCTTTAAGCTCGACAGCGATGCCCTGCCCAATCTCAACTTCGAAGAGATCACGCACCAGACCAAGCCAGAAGACTTTGCACGCAACAATCACGTGCACCGCGCCTGGAAAATCACACATCAATCATAA